CGCACCTTCTCGCGGCACGGCGCGATGCCGACACCGCAGTTGCCCATCACGACGGTGGTGACGCCGTGCCACGATGTGCAGCTGACCATCGGATCCCAGCAGATCTGCGCATCGTAGTGAGTATGGGGATCGACGAAACCGGGCGCGACAATCAAGTCCGATGCATCGATGGTACGCCCCGCGCCTTCGGTTACTTTTCCAATCGCCGCTACTTTGCCGCCTGCAATTGCGACATCCGCGTGCTGGCCGGCAGCTCCGGTGCCGTCGATCACGGTGCCGTTCCTGATAATGAGATCGTATGTCATAGCTGGTTCTCCTCGTTCTCGTGGACGCGATGAACGTGATTCGGGCTCTGCGAGATGGTCTGGGACGGAGTCTTGATCCAATCGCCCTTCATGCGCAAACGGTGCGGCGCTCCCTTATTGTACCCCTGCGGCAAGTCGCCCTTGGTCCCCCACCGAACCCGCGATTTTGCAAATCGCCGAAACTCCCGGGCTCAGCGCGACCCATATTGCAGCAGGCGACGCTGGTTCAAATTCTGCAGCTGCGATAGTCTCGAAATCCGTGCGCAAGCGACGCGCCTCGAGGAGAAATCATGAAGGTTGTTGTGGATTTACAGCTCTGCGAAGGGAATGCCCGCTGCGTAGAAGCCGCGCCGGAAGTTTTCGAGGTGGGCGACGACGACAAGGCGCACCTGCTCACGGGAAGCCCCGCAGAATCCCTGCGCGACAAGCTCAAGCTCGCGGTACGGATGTGCCCGCGGCAGGCGATCGCGCTGAAGGAAGACTGAACGGGCGGGCCAACCGCACGCGTCCGATGGAAGCAATGGAAAAGAATTTCTCTCTCGATAACATCGACATCATCGGCCCCGACCACTACGCGAAAAATGGCTATCCGCACGCCGAGTGGACCTACTTGCGCAAGCACAAGCCGGTGTTCTGGTGCCAGCATCCGAACACCGACCCTTTCTGGGCGATCACCAAGCACGCCGACATCATTAATATTTCCCGGCAGCCGCGGCTCTTCCTCAACGGGCCGCGCCTGCTGATCTTCGTGCCCGAAGCGGGTGTAGAACCCGCGCCCACGCCTCCATTCCGCCATCTGCTCGACATGGATCCGCCCGAGCACGGCGAGTATCGCGCACTCGTGAGCAGGCGATTCACCCCGCGGGGAGTGCGCCACCTCGAGGCGCAAATCGACGCGATCGCGCGGCAGGTCCTCGATGATATGACCGGCCGCGACCGCTGCGATTTCGTGCTCGACATCTCCTCCAGAATTCCGCTCGCGGTAATCGCGGAGTTGCTCGGTGTGCCGCATCAGGACTGGGAGCAGCTGTTTCAGTGGACCAACGAGACCATCGGAGGCAGCGACCCCGAGTTCCAGCAGGGAACCAGCACC
This genomic window from Candidatus Binataceae bacterium contains:
- a CDS encoding cytochrome P450, with product MEKNFSLDNIDIIGPDHYAKNGYPHAEWTYLRKHKPVFWCQHPNTDPFWAITKHADIINISRQPRLFLNGPRLLIFVPEAGVEPAPTPPFRHLLDMDPPEHGEYRALVSRRFTPRGVRHLEAQIDAIARQVLDDMTGRDRCDFVLDISSRIPLAVIAELLGVPHQDWEQLFQWTNETIGGSDPEFQQGTSTQETLDRARLGLFQYFSNMVADRIKAPTDDITSIVANAKVNGQPLPQLELLSYFFLLVVAGNETTRNATTGGLLALIENPDQWDRLRENPALLKPAVEEIVRWTTPVIQFARTAVENTEVRGQKIRAGESVCLFYPSANRDEEVFDNPFKFDVSRDPNPHIAFG
- a CDS encoding ferredoxin, producing the protein MKVVVDLQLCEGNARCVEAAPEVFEVGDDDKAHLLTGSPAESLRDKLKLAVRMCPRQAIALKED